From the genome of Spinacia oleracea cultivar Varoflay chromosome 2, BTI_SOV_V1, whole genome shotgun sequence, one region includes:
- the LOC110790075 gene encoding 17.6 kDa class II heat shock protein-like, whose amino-acid sequence MEEIAKEMEKVGLVNNNHDCDDMIKEDEAAGGDNQGRKNGGKKNDQQKTTLRTPADIYEHPCFYSFILDMPGLDAQNIKVKVENGILHVSGKKKKKQIIGEPTTTTGNEGVKVIRIERRRARYMRKFTLSENASHEQVKAAYKDGVLSITVAKLSNTLHVQHSSNPISLTNVSIS is encoded by the exons ATGGAGGAAATAGCAAAAGAAATGGAGAAAGTTGGATTAGTGAATAATAATCATGATTGTGATGACATGATTAAGGAAGATGAAGCAGCCGGAGGAGATAATCAAGGTAGGAAGAATGGTGGAAAGAAGAATGATCAACAAAAGACAACTTTGAGAACACCCGCTGATATTTACGAACATCCTTGTTTTTATTCCTTTATTCTTGATATGCCTGGCCTTGATGCTCAAAATATTAag GTGAAGGTAGAAAATGGGATACTTCATGTATCagggaagaagaaaaagaagcagaTAATAGGAGAACCGACGACGACGACGGGGAACGAAGGAGTGAAGGTGATAAGGATAGAAAGGAGGAGAGCAAGGTACATGAGGAAGTTTACATTGTCTGAAAATGCAAGCCATGAACAAGTCAAGGCTGCCTACAAAGATGGAGTGCTTTCCATTACTGTTGCTAAGCTGTCCAATACTCTTCATGTTCAACACTCATCTAACCCCATCTCCCTCACCAATGTTTCtatttcttaa